aaaaaacaaggCCAGATGCTGGTCTCACAGAAATCTGTGGCATCTGGcttaacagaaaacagaagaaaaatgatgaaaagaatCTTGAAAACTTTGTTTCAAGCTTGGTGGGAGAAGAGAAACAGTTTGGCTTGAGCTTGGAGAGCACCCTGTCTTTTCTGACCTCTCTGTTACCACGGCTGGCTGGCTTCTTCCTTGAATGCAATTGTGTATTTCTACACCTGCACTGAGGGACAAGGCAAAAAGGTGGGACAAGGCAAAAAGGTGGGACAAGGCAAAAAGGTGGGACAAGGCAAAAAAGGGTGAGAAGGTCTGTGATTCCATACTGTGCTTTTATGTCAACATCTTAAAAATTGTCCCTTGCAGATCTCTTCACTGCAGACTCGAACTCTCATAGAGAATAATTTGTCCCAAGGCTTTGTAATTTAACATTCCTGATGAAGAAATTTAACACAGGATTTTTTAGACAGAGTTTTGATGAATTTATCAGAGGAACAGACTGTTTCACAATATTTAGGTCACAGTAGAACTGAGAGAGAGAtcctctgcattttctgtgcagGAAATGagaaggcagagaggaggaagtAGATTTAAAATGCTCTCTGGTTTTGTACGCTGAGTTTAATGTATGTGAAAACTAGAACACTTTCATGCCTCTGCAAGAGAACATAGGCCTGCTACCACCTGGAAAGCTTGTTAGTGCCAACCCTCTGACATCTCAGATTAATACAGGATTGGGTATTTCAATGTTACACTTCCTGCAAACTGGTGGGTGCTTAAAGCGATTTAAGGTCTAGGactaaaatgttaattattttgctaacttcagaaaaagcatTCTGAAACACCAGTGGTAATTAGGACTGCAGTTTACCCCCAAAATATGCTACTAAGTGAAAATactctttttaaagaattatatAGACACTGTTTACTTCTTACATCACTGAGGCATTCTTTCAGGTCACTATCTGTTACTGTGTGTTTACTGCCAACATCTCCAAACACATGAAATAGACTTCCAGTGGAAAATAATACACTGCAAATGGATCTTGGCTTCTGGCTGGCTGAATATTTTGCTAATAATGAATGTCTACACCCAAATTATCTATACATGCAATATTAAATGCAACTGATACATAGGAAGTCGGAATGGTCTCCACTTGTCCAGAActgaaagcaattatttttctttaaggctAAAAATGACTCAGTTTACCTtcttactttttatttcctacCTCTTCAGTGCAATGGAGCACTCACTTCAATATTGGATGTATTGAGTAGAGGTGATAAAAATGTTTGTGCAGTACATAAATGAACTTTGAACAAATATTAATAGAACTATCTTGGCAACATGAAGGGCAATGATTGGACCTGTGACTTAACACCTGCTCCCGCAGAAGAACACGGATACATCCATTAGCCATCTGACCATCACCTCGTCATACTCCGGAGGGAGGAACGGGTGTACAAATGAAAACCCAGTGACTGACAGGTGAAACAAAAGGAACAGCATGAAGAAAGCCGGAATCCAAATACCTTATCCTCGCAGGAAAAGGATGAGATTGTTGGTCCAAGTACAGTCCCAAGGCCAGCTTTCATGCCAGAAAGAGTGTCTTGGCAAGCAGGTGCTGGCACATAATGGAGGACTGCATTCAAGCCTCTCTTCAATATTCTACCTCAATGTCCCTAATCAATACATTCCTTTTGATTTGAGAAACATCTACATCCTGAACTGGCTGTGTCACGCATTTTCTTGTTGAAGAACAGTCATAAAATCTTGGGAATGGTGGGTAATGCAGACCCAACACTCATTGTCCAGAGGGACCAACTGCCAGGAAGTCTGTGGCAGGATCAGAGGTGTGACGTATCCTACAATATCAGGGAAATTACAGCATCAACTAGAGCAGCAGACAGACAGATCAGAGGAAGGACATAGGGTCTGGCTCATTAGCTGGGGTGCTGTTACCTCTCACTGACCTTCAGTCTGTCTAGTTCTTGCAAACTTTCTGCATAGTATCTCTAGGAGAGACCAATTCCTGTCTGAAAGTCTTTGTCTACCTTCCCATTATCTTCTGTCCCGATTATTACCATGTCTTTTCCTATTGTCATGACAGTGCCAGTTGACCCCTGGTGTCAATGAAGAATGCTGCTGTACAGACTGTTTTTcatcatcatttttcttttagcatccctccactattttttttcctccttctcttccacaCGACATTTTTATCTTCACTTTTAAGGCCTTTGCTGGCTTATCCTCTTCCCCTCTCTTACCCCATACTGAAATCACTCTGATCAGGCAGTGATGCCAATCTCCAGCATTTAATTGCTATCTTTTCAAACACACATTCTTGATCTCTGCTATGCTGCCCTTCATATTTTTGTCTGGGCAACACCACTTCTGCAAAGCCAGTTTGTTCACATTCCTCCTGCATGTTCTCCTTTCAGGTTACGCTAGCACAAAACCAGGTGACAATCCGACTGCTCTGATACTGATACTCTGCATATCATGCTGGCCGATATCATCTCAGGGTGTTCTTGCACCAATTTCTCTGCTTGCAGCTACCATTTCTTTCCTTAGAATATAATACTATTTGTGGTAGAGACCACCAGTCTGCTCTGTATTTATGTGGTCAGTAACGAAACAAAATTCTGCTTCATGATCAGGTTTACAGGAGCTATAATAATAAATAGAACAGGTGTGAAAGGAGTGGGTTGGATGTGATGGAAAATcagattatatatataattgcGTACTATCACCAAATACAGGAAGAACTAGGTTGGTTTGCTCATGCTCTGTCAAGGTGAATCCATACAATAATAATCACATCTTCTCCAGTGACTGGAAAAGACACAGTTATTTGTAACATACATTCTAATGTTTCTTATTGCagagaaatatgttttcaaaaagaatCACAATATTGGCAGTTATTACGCACTTGTGTGAAATACATACTTAAATATTCACTCTTCTCTCAGTTTTGCATGCAATTACTCAGTTTTACTTCCAATTTTAAGAGCAGTAAAGTTACCACCGACAAAAATCTATGGAAAAATTAATGTGCATGTaatttaccccccccccccttttttttttttctcttcttaaaatAGTACAGAAAACTTTCCAGTTCAGGTTTTTATCTGTGTGGTATTTGGTAGAGTACCTTCTGCCATCTGCTGAGCACAGTGAGAAATGCTTACACGGTCAACGTTGAAATGGGTAAAATTGTGCCCATCTCTTCCTGTgctattttaaacacagaaaagaatgtAATCAAAATAGCAAGCAGATCTAAGAAGTATTTAAACCAGAGGCAAGAAAGTTCATTACAGCCTTGCAATGTGTTGGGAAGGGAAAAGATACTTGTGAAATTTtgtagagaaaaagaagaggaagaagcaggctgtgacaaatggaaaaataatcagagggaaatacagaaaatgaagtcaatttttttctgttgatttagCAGTGGTACTTTGCCCTTTAGCACTGTGTATTTGGTAAATATTTTGAGCAGGACattcactgcattttctttctgagaagaaTAGCATGTTCCTAATTGTTTAATGTTGTCGCTAAAATTTGTGTTTCAAATGCAAACAGAGAaactttataaaacaaaaataaacaaactattTAAGATCACATCAGTAATAGAGTTTGACATAACCTAGCTTCTTGTTAAAGCTTCAAATGTCCCTCACTCCCCCTCACAGGCTGTGAGtcagcaggggaggaggatACTTAGATTAGAAACACCAAACTGTGGAACAATGATTACACAAATGTTATTTTGGTTGCACTTCAGATGCTCCTGCAGTTAAAAATCTGCTAAATTAGGAGAACTGCAGTGATCAGAACCTCAGCTGATATCTGTGGAGTTTTGACTTGATGACTCCAAATCACAGCACTAAAATGAGTTTTTATACCACCCAAAAATATGATTTAAGTTTGCCCCCCTTGTCACAAATTAGCACAGTCCAGAATCATTATTCCACTtttcctgctgtgctggcaTTGTGAGCCCTGTCTCTGATGCTTTTAGTTATCCGTTAATTGAAAGATGCTTATTGACGACATGAATCTGACCAGACTAGCCCCTAAAGCCTGAAGTCTCAGGCCGGATCATCACCTAGCATAAACTGGCATGACGTTGGTATCATCACTGGAGGCATAAGACAATACCAATGTCACTCCAACATTAATCATTTCGCCTTAAAAAGATTTTGTTATAACTCTCAGGACTCTTTGGTATACAGAAATGTACACGCTAGTGTGATAAACAAAAGCTTCTTGGTGACAGTTCTATTATTTGATCCAATACTGTATTCCAAATATCCTCAGCCTCTAAAGATGCTGAGAAGAtaatactgttttttcaaaaacatcagTCCCAACAGGAGATGCTCTGCAGAAACAACCAGAGACGTTTTCAGCAGAGATTGTGATTTGAATTCCTGCATTATGTACAAATGCAACATGTGATGGTTGTTTCATCCTTTATTACAAGCAACACAAGGAACCTTTTATCTTCTGTTTACTGGGATGGGAATAAATACAAAGAGTTAATATGTAACCATCCTTTTGCAAATGCCCTTATTTTTTAAGGGAAGAAACACTGGACCGAGGGTCATTTGGGAAGCTCGGGGACTGGCAGCGATGTACTCCCTGGCACTGTTCACATGCGTAGCTGCTCTGAGCCACTGGGCTCTTGCAGCGAAAGGTAAGCGTCTTCCACTTTCTAAGGGCAATACTATCCTGAAGTGTGAATGAGGGAAACTGAAGAAAGCAACAGGATTTTAAAACCTTTAGACAGTTCTGGTCAAGCGTTTTGAAGGGGAATTTTCTCTGAAAgctatttcctttgttttttccccccttccattccttcctctgtctcttcCTATGGTGAGGTGAATTGCTGTATACAGAAGGAtaaaatggaggaaaacagaagaaatactgaCAGAAGTTGTGGAAACCAGGTTGCCTGCATGCCGGGGGGCATTGCACATGCCAGGAGTTAACCTCGCTCCATccctctgcccagctccccgCTCACCTCGCTTTCCCCTCTGCCGCAGGGGCTGCCTGGCACAGCTCTTCCCTcgctttcctcctcctttcccccatgCCAAAGGCTTTGTGCACTCTTTCGTGTACTCTCTGCCTTTGTTTGCCATTCATTTCTACAGCACAAGCTTTGTGTCCCGCTGTTCTCTCCCCACAATCTCCACAGGAGCCTCCCTCCATGTCCTTTGCAGGAGTGCAGTCTGCACCCTCCGTTCCTCCcttgctgctcccctcctgttCTCACTCTCTGGGTGATGAGTTGTTCATGCTGTCAACATGTTAAAGCTCTTTTGGAATCAGAACTGCCTAATGTAACAGAGCGTTTGCCccactgaacagaaaaataggggaaaccagagaaaaagaaatttaattaaaaaaaataatctcatttcAGGCTGACCCCATCAAACtaatttagattaaaaatgaaatgcattagtTCGCTTCTAAGTCTCACTTTTGTCCAAGATAATTTACCATAATTGACTCACTTTGCAGAATACCTTCATGAATCCATTTTGAAGCAAAAGtaaattttagtaaaaaaaaaaaagctacataaAATCTAACTGGGGCCATTGACAGAGCTGCcgaggagaagaggaagagcatGCTTTTTTCTGGCTAGTACTTAGAGCAGCTATCAGCTGCCTTAGCAAGTTACGTACCTATAGATTACAGGACAGTTTAGCTCAGTGCAGGAACATACTCTAGCCGATGATAATACAGAAGCCTGTGCTTCCCTTTGAGTAATAAGAACAACTCCCAACTTTCTGCCCAATTTCTTGTAAAGTGTCTCCTTTCCTCCAGTCTGTCCCAGGCCACCAGAAGTGCTATTTGCCACAGTTGATGTAAACAAAAGCGTGTATGAAGTGGGTGAGCAAATAGAATATACCTGTAGGCCTGGGTTCATCCCCAATAACGGCCAAAGGAAGTACATCTGCCTCCCGACTGGCAAGTGGCCTCTCAATACGCTGCTATGCCTACGTAAGTAATACAAAGTAAATCCTACTCTTAGATTTTATGCCATGCATTGACCTGAAAAGGATATTTTATAGTCCACGTGAGAAATCTGATGTATTTAAACTGATATACTTCTGTTCTCCAATTATTCTTCCCTTACTCGTTGGAAGaccactgggtgtgggggagaaggggggcaGGTAACAGGGGAAGTATCTTCCCATACATGTCCCACACTTTCCCTTAAGCCTCTGCTCTCGGATGATGATGGAGATTGGACCCGGACAAGGTGAACCTTAATCTGATTCAGCCCAGCAATGCTTATACTCTAATGACGTATACTGCTTGATAACACCCGCGCTTACTGTATCCctcattattaatttttatcatttcattGCATAGaacttattttcttcagaaaatcaaatgttaaaaattaatcacaaaAGCTTTGAAACTACTATATTTTGATAGAAATGTAGAATAGTTAGACTTATGAAATGTAGTACATGGGAGCGGAGAAACATGAAAGACACTAGGACCCCTTTATGATCAACTCATTTCCATTATCCTAGCTTCAGGCCTTATGAAATAATATTatcctttttttcatctttaattaaCAGCAAAGAGATGTCCCAGTCCTGGACCCTTGCCCCATGgaaaaattgattttatagaCCTTCACTATCAGAGTTCTATAAGTTTTTCATGTGAACCAGGGTAAGCGTTCCCCTCCTCATGCTGTTAAATAAATAACCTAAAACACAACATTACATTCTAGAATCACCTGCTGCAGTATTGCAAGCCAGGGAAATTTTAGGAAACTGCACATAAAAGCCCACCTCCACTTCagaaactaaaaagaaaaagtgtatttgGTAATCCTCCTCTGTTTGGTCTTGGCTATAACATCCTGGAGCTTTGCTACTCCAAAGCAATGTCTTACAGATATGGAAACCATCAAAATAGCAGAGATTTTATGCAAAGATTTATTCTGGactgctttcccctgctttttaaATCCTCTTATTACATCATGAGATGAAATCCTACAGCAGAGAGAAGATAATCTCCATCTAAGTTGTTATGCTGTTCTGCTCTGGAGactgaaaattttgtttctatGCCTTTCCAAGCacaggaaatgaaaacacaagGTTAATCCTAATTTGGTCCCTAGAGCAAGTACACTTTTACTCAAGGCTACTTGCTAGTTTTAGAAATGAGgatgcatttaaagaaaaacagttatGGTAAATGCAGGTAAATATTTGCTAATAACATCCAGTTCATTTTACTTAGGTAATTAATTAATAAACAGTGCGTACCTGGGAAGGTCATAGGTGAGACATAGCCTAGAGTTCACTGAAGAGTATCAACAGCCTCAGCTACCTCCTTCTTCCACAAAACAGGAGCAAGACAAGGGATAAATAAATTCAACTATGACAGCAAATGTAGCAATGGGACTTGATTTACTATTGCTAATTATAATTTACTGGTTTTCAGCTGTGTGATATTGAGCTAATAGATACACAATGAACATTCCTTTAAAACTCTTAAGTGCTAATAATATAAGTACAGAGGATGGGAGAAAAGCATTTAGAGTACATATGGAAATTAAATTGGGCTATctggcattaaaataaaacaatgtgcCTCAGCAACTTTAGTTCTTAAGAGTGCTGAGTTCTTTGCAATAGTTTGATCCTAATTGCCATAATTAGCTAGGAACTCCTCCCAAGAAACTGTAACATTTACATTAGCAATCACAGATCAATGCTCACTACTTAAATATATCCACAGTGTTAATCAGTTGTAGAAATTAGTAAGTAAGAGAGAATATATAGTTGAAATGGCAAAACATCTTGTTGTGTCAAGCCTTTTGTCTGGATACTTGCAATACTTAAATGCTAAcaatttttcatatttgaatCTGAACTTCCTTTGAGGTTATTAAGTGCTAGAACTAGAGAAGGATTTCAGAACTGGACCCTTAATTCTATTAATGAGAAATGGTAACCTTTCTTGCAAAGAACAAGATTCTTCTCTGTGTTCGTTAAGCTGTATGATAACCCAGCCTTTTTGTTTCCAGTTACAACCTTGTTGGGACAAGAACGAGCCAATGCATGGCAGATGGAAAGTGGAGTGGAACTTTTCCACAGTGTCAACGTGCGTGCTTAAATAATAAAGAACTACTCTAGCTTTATTCTTATTACAGAAAGATTCCTTTACATTGCTCAGAATTACACATACTCTTATTCAGAGGCCTTCTATAGTGCCATGCAAAAAACGGTTAGGAAAAATCAAGAAGAATCCTGTATGTTTGGTTTTAGATGTGTGGGTTCTAGTTTTagagaaatacagtttaaaGGTCTGTACAAAAGGCCAGGATCAGGGATGCTATTTACAGCTGAGGGTAAGATGCTTATCCACTCAAATTCATTCTCCCTGTGTATAAAAAGAGGACATTGTCATGCCTTTGCAACTGTTATACATGTTTTTGCTATAACCTGCCCTGCATAAACAATTTACTGAAAAAGCAATATACTGCATATTGTCtgaaaaatatagcaaaaataatgaattacGTACTCTAAGGCTCCTGAGACATTTAAtctgaacattttgttttgttagctATGCTTCTGTAAAGGGTGGTAGGTTAATTCGGTTATAAGCATGTTGCTCCTGTGATTCTAGTAGTAATTTGATCTCTAATTTCTATGAATGTTGTGCTTTTCTAGCGGTGACTTGTGCACCTCCCTCGCTTCCTGAATTTGGAGTCCTTTCTTACCGTCGCTTAAAACctggaaatatttctaatttccTGGACACAATTACTTTTGAATGTGTACCTCCTCTTGCACTTATTGGGAATGAGACAGCTACCTGCATGGCTAATGGGAACTGGAGCACCATTCCAGAGTGCAAGGGTAAGTTACTTTCATCAATACCTAAAAATATTCCCTAGAATTGTATATATGAAACTATATGAACAAccttaataatttttttttttacaactgtTACTGCAAACATACAGTAGAATTATTCTGAAAGTCAGACTCATGCATGCAAGGTGATTGCTAACAAGATTGCACACAACATGGGATTGACAAAATATTTGCTGCAGGTATAAAGGTTATATAAACAAGACCTGCTAAACGTAGTTTACAGTGGGGAATCAGAGCCTGGCCTCCAGAGCACAGCAACCATTTTATTCTGCTAAGTGCTAGGATTAATCTAAGAAGTAGACAACCTTACCCTTAGTCCAGAGAACTTCACTGCTTTCAGTGAAACTATGCCATGTTTCAGTAGTTTTTGGATATAACCACAGATTGCAATCGATGGGTATTTAAAACAAgtaatgtttgtttgtttgtttttttaaactatcttTCCTCTGGCTATGTTTTCCTATGCAAGAGGCTGAAATGAACCACTGTGAaagttttatgtatttcttGAAGTATATAGTGTGTCTTTTAGAACCGCAACATTGATaaagttgtttttgtttttgcacCGCAGTTGTCACATGCCCCACTCCAACAGGAATAGAAAATGGATTCTTAGAGTTTGTTGTTCGTAGAACCTATCACTATAATGAAAGCGTCAGCTTCGGCTGCCAGTCCAGCTACGTGCTAGACGGACCTAAGCATTCCCGATGTGAGAAGACTGGAAACTGGTCCACAAAGCCAACCTGTAAAGGTATACACACACTACCTGTTAGAAACCATGTATCAAACTGAATTCTCCTAAAAGACCACTGCTCTGATTGTTAATGAGCTATTACACCTCTGTGCAAGAGCTGTCctcaaaagaaaaccaaaatagtAATTTCAAGGCCCTGATAATCTAAGGCCACTCCCAACATTGAACACTGTATGACATGATGTATCTGAACTAACTTCAGTAATCAGCCAtgtaaatttattttgtctGAGTATTTCGTCTGCTCTTCCTATTTAATATAATTAGAAATTTTACTGAGGCTGGATTTTCACCGGAAGCTTTTGACCCTATACTTAGGGGTCTGAATTTCTTCAGCATTGTAATACCAGTAGAAGTACTATATATGTGTTGcacacattatttttcattcccaGATGTCACTGATACAGATTTCTGATGGGATCTGATCTACCCACTTTTCAAAATAGAGTTCTAATTATCCTTACGTGTTGCTTATAACTGGATTGTTTTACAGGACCATGTAAAATACCAGTTAAGAAAGCTGTAGTATTATACAACGGTGAGAAGAAAAGAGTTCAGAATGACCTTAAGGAAGGCATTCAGCATGGTGAAACTATATCCTTCTTCtgcaagaataaagaaaaatcctgtgCCTACACTGTAGCTGTTCCATGTGTGGATGGCAACCTTACTCTCCCCGCCTGTTTCAAAGGTATGAGCCAGGCTACTCATAACCCAGCTTCTGTTGGTGGAATAACAAGTACTTCAGTGTTGGGGGCAATGCCATAATTCATCTTTGAGCCCTATTTGACTGGCTAATTCATCTGCCTTGTACTAAAGTTATTGGTATTTAGGAAGAAATTGcctgagagaaagagaaaatgcacaGCAGACTTTTCTTTTGGATACATCAGAGCCCTGTTCTGTTCTTAGAAGGTGTTATTTAGAGGTGGCCTAGCCCAGACAAAAGGCCATACGTAAAGTATTCCGGGATTTCATGAATCATTGGATCAGCATCTTCTATAGGGGAAAAGAGCCTGAACACGCTGCAGCCTTGAGAACCTGACTCCTTCGTTCACTCCTATTCTGATGAATTATTCCCATGTTATACTGATTGGTAACACGCTGGTCTGACTTTGGACAAATAGTGTTTAAAAAGCAGCTGATAGCTGATACCTGTAGTGAGGAATTGATGCTGGAGGAACTGGTTCACAGGCACACAGGTTTTTAGAGTAAACAAACAGACTAAATACTGAAGTTTGTTAGCAAGAGGAAATGCTTTGCACTTGTTTTATCAATATTCCTTGCATAGAATATTCCttgtaagttttattttcatttgtaagtgaaggaaaaaacacagcCTATGCATGATGAAAACATCTTTCCTCACATTTGGCTTGGCTTCTGATGGATATAGCTTGGCTTTCACTAAAACAGAAATCAAACCAGTGTAtttcttctaatatttttaCTGTGATACAAAGATTGACTGCTCACCTAGTAGGGTCCATGAGATACTGTTTTCAGCTATCACGTTTCAAGAATTTAACGCAAGTTCTTAACTTGTTTTCAACAGAACGTGGCTTTTTTTCAACTCTTGTGAAGAAGGACCCATCAGAGATGAAACCATGTGAGGATCAAGCATGAATCAGAGAAGTAATACAGTACTAAATTTCTGCCTTACTGAGACAAAACATTACATATAAGGCAGGAAAACTTAGGTCCTGTGAGTGTAAATTTCCAGCCAAACTCCGGACTCTGCGAACACAGTCTCAGCTGTTTTCCTCAGCACCATCCCTACCAGCCTCTTTCACAAGCTATAACACATTATTTCAGCCATTAACTTTCActctcttttctctgccttcttcAAAATCCCTGCAATACTACTTCTGTTTCCATATTTCCAACATTTATGCAACTGCAAATGACCTTCTCAATAGCAGTCCCTTTAcaataaagtaattttcagcCAATAGTGTGTTCTTATTTAATATTACCTAATCATCAATCAAATCCTTTAGCTCTTAACTGATTTATACAGAAAGGCCTTCATCATTAGTAATTAGCTGGGTTCTGATTCCATTACCGCTCCCCTGTGATAGGGAGTGGACCTTTAATTATAGATAAACAGAGGGTCATCAGCCTAGGATTTTCCAGAATTTACGTACATAGAAAGACTGAGATTTCCAAATGAATTTAGAAGCCAAGTATCCAACCATGGTTTAAATATCAATAGCATCAGATAAAGGGTTCTTTTACATTTGCTAAAGGTAATAAGACTACTTATGTTTTTGAGATTCTAGCTTCACCTGAAACTGTTGGTTTAAATCACTGTTAATTTTTACTGCTGTTTCAATATTATGCAATGTAACcgattccttaaaaaaaaaaaagagaattataCACCACTGAGCAATAGTAATGATTTCTGGTCATTAAGTCGCTTTGAAGTAAACTATTCTTTTAATTTGATTTATGATACAGGTAGTTTACTGGTATGATCCAGTCTGGCAATTTTTGTGCCTATGTCTGTATTtccattcaggaaaaaataattctaatttcAACATACTACAAAGTGACAGAGAAATATTTGTTGTACACTTACAATAAATTGTCATGAGTCATATGTGGTTCCCTCTGAAGTACAAAAGCCTTCTCTGTGATTAGAAGTGGAAGTAGGCTACACAGTAAGCAAGCTACtgtagaattttttaaaaggaccATTTAACATTAAGATCAAACTACTTGTAAGATGCTACAGCTACCATTAAAAAACTCTGAACAtactctcattttttttttgaaggctgcacatgaatattttaatagtaTGACTGATATAATTTGTTTCTATACTTCCTATTTTTAAGGAGAGATGGAGGCAGCTATTATTATTTAATACTTCGTACTCATCAGCAATTTAATTCTCTAATGTAGAGACAGACAAGTTCACACTAGCAAACGAAGAGGGTATTTCATTGGTACAATGTGCACTGTGTTTTGGTTCCTGACATGTTTAAGCGGGATCCTTGAATGATGTTTGACTTACAGGCCAAGATATCTGTAACTACTTTTAACACATACATAGATCAGCTGGCAGGAACCTATCTGTTTGGAAATCTAGTCTAAATGTTGCGTGGATACATTTCTGGGATCAGGACATTCAGGACACTAGCTGAGATACCAAACAGTTTAATATTAACTTGTCTTTCACAGCAAAACCCTGTATAGTTGGTGT
This DNA window, taken from Haliaeetus albicilla chromosome 12, bHalAlb1.1, whole genome shotgun sequence, encodes the following:
- the APOH gene encoding beta-2-glycoprotein 1 → MYSLALFTCVAALSHWALAAKVCPRPPEVLFATVDVNKSVYEVGEQIEYTCRPGFIPNNGQRKYICLPTGKWPLNTLLCLPKRCPSPGPLPHGKIDFIDLHYQSSISFSCEPGYNLVGTRTSQCMADGKWSGTFPQCQPVTCAPPSLPEFGVLSYRRLKPGNISNFLDTITFECVPPLALIGNETATCMANGNWSTIPECKVVTCPTPTGIENGFLEFVVRRTYHYNESVSFGCQSSYVLDGPKHSRCEKTGNWSTKPTCKGPCKIPVKKAVVLYNGEKKRVQNDLKEGIQHGETISFFCKNKEKSCAYTVAVPCVDGNLTLPACFKERGFFSTLVKKDPSEMKPCEDQA